A DNA window from Vibrio cidicii contains the following coding sequences:
- a CDS encoding RidA family protein — protein MTKVLHTDSAPAAIGPYIQGVDLGNMVLTSGQIPVNPATGEIPAEIAAQARQSLDNVKAVVEASGLSVGDIVKMTVFVKDLNDFGTVNDVYGKFFDEHNVAHYPARSCVEVARLPKDVGIEIEAIAVRK, from the coding sequence ATGACTAAAGTACTTCACACTGATTCGGCGCCTGCGGCCATCGGCCCTTACATTCAAGGTGTTGACCTTGGCAACATGGTCCTAACGTCTGGTCAGATCCCCGTCAACCCTGCGACTGGCGAAATCCCAGCAGAGATCGCAGCGCAAGCACGTCAGTCGCTCGACAACGTCAAAGCCGTGGTCGAAGCCTCTGGCCTGAGCGTGGGTGACATCGTAAAAATGACGGTTTTCGTCAAAGATTTAAATGACTTCGGTACAGTGAATGACGTGTACGGCAAGTTTTTTGACGAGCACAACGTGGCGCACTACCCAGCGCGCTCTTGCGTAGAAGTGGCTCGCCTACCGAAAGATGTTGGCATCGAAATCGAAGCGATTGCGGTACGCAAATAA
- a CDS encoding D-2-hydroxyacid dehydrogenase gives MSLPTIVFLDRATIPAHIPLPQVDFAHHWIEYPLTSPEQVVERLQEADMVITNKVVLDQTVLSQLPNLRLIAVAATGFNNVDVDYCAAKQIAVSNVRGYAGNSVPEHVMAMLFALRRNLFAYHQDIAAGVWQKDKQFCFFTHPIGDIAGTTLGIIGAGALGQATAKLARALGMQVLFAEHKGATQCREGYLPFSEVLQSSDAISLHCPLSEHTVNLIGADELTQMKPSAILLNAGRGGLVDELALVAALKNGVIAGAGVDVFSQEPADATNPLLANMALPNLLLTPHVAWGSDSAISKLAEILMENINAFWRGEALNRVV, from the coding sequence ATGTCACTGCCCACTATCGTGTTTCTCGACCGAGCCACCATTCCCGCTCACATACCACTGCCGCAAGTCGATTTTGCTCACCACTGGATTGAGTACCCTCTCACCTCGCCAGAGCAAGTGGTGGAACGCCTGCAAGAGGCCGATATGGTTATCACCAACAAGGTGGTGTTAGACCAAACGGTGTTAAGTCAACTGCCCAATCTGCGTCTGATAGCGGTGGCAGCCACCGGGTTTAATAACGTGGATGTGGACTACTGCGCGGCCAAGCAGATCGCGGTGAGTAACGTGCGAGGCTATGCGGGCAACTCAGTGCCGGAACATGTGATGGCGATGCTGTTTGCCCTAAGACGTAATCTGTTTGCTTATCATCAAGATATTGCTGCTGGCGTCTGGCAAAAAGATAAGCAGTTCTGCTTTTTTACCCATCCGATTGGTGATATTGCTGGTACAACCTTAGGCATTATTGGCGCAGGTGCTCTGGGCCAAGCCACCGCCAAACTGGCGCGAGCGCTGGGTATGCAGGTGCTTTTTGCTGAGCACAAAGGAGCGACGCAGTGCCGCGAGGGGTATCTGCCGTTTAGCGAAGTGCTGCAAAGTAGTGACGCCATAAGTTTGCACTGTCCGCTGTCTGAGCACACGGTCAATTTGATTGGTGCGGATGAACTGACGCAAATGAAGCCATCGGCGATTTTACTCAATGCTGGCCGAGGTGGTTTGGTCGATGAACTGGCGTTGGTCGCTGCGCTGAAAAATGGTGTGATTGCCGGTGCGGGTGTGGATGTGTTTAGCCAAGAGCCTGCAGATGCAACCAATCCGCTGTTGGCGAACATGGCACTGCCAAACTTGCTGCTCACGCCTCATGTGGCGTGGGGCAGTGATTCGGCGATCAGCAAACTGGCCGAGATCCTGATGGAAAACATCAATGCGTTTTGGCGCGGCGAAGCGTTAAATCGCGTAGTGTAA
- a CDS encoding pseudouridine synthase gives MSEFEYHPPTDPWIDIVYEDGHILVVNKPSGLLSVPGRLPQYNDSVWSRLKQQDPDIQVVHRLDLATSGLMLLAKGKHAESALKKQFQYRLTHKIYYARVWGHVEADEGMIDLPLIVDWPNRPLQKVCHEEGRPSQTKFHVAKREVHPNGEKTTIMRLLPITGRTHQLRVHMQSIGHPIVGDEFYASGEARAFSARLELHAAELSFYHPKNRWLRSIFVPCDFYPEAQEMIFSYYDPARKLPDYKTLSNP, from the coding sequence ATGTCTGAGTTTGAATACCATCCGCCGACCGACCCTTGGATAGACATTGTCTATGAAGATGGGCATATTTTGGTGGTCAATAAGCCGTCTGGCCTGCTGTCGGTGCCGGGGCGCTTGCCGCAATACAACGACAGCGTCTGGAGTCGTTTGAAACAGCAAGATCCAGACATTCAAGTGGTACACCGTTTGGATCTCGCCACCTCAGGCTTGATGCTGCTCGCCAAAGGCAAACATGCAGAATCGGCACTGAAGAAGCAGTTTCAATACCGTTTAACGCACAAAATCTACTACGCTCGCGTTTGGGGCCATGTGGAAGCCGATGAAGGCATGATCGATCTGCCGCTGATTGTCGACTGGCCAAATCGTCCGTTGCAGAAAGTGTGTCATGAAGAGGGCAGGCCATCGCAGACCAAGTTCCATGTGGCCAAGCGTGAAGTGCACCCTAATGGTGAGAAAACCACCATCATGCGCCTGCTACCGATCACTGGTCGTACTCACCAACTGCGCGTGCACATGCAGTCCATCGGTCATCCGATTGTCGGGGATGAGTTTTACGCCAGCGGTGAAGCGCGCGCCTTTTCTGCACGTTTAGAGTTGCATGCCGCCGAGCTGAGCTTTTATCATCCGAAGAATCGTTGGCTGCGCAGCATCTTTGTGCCGTGTGATTTTTATCCGGAGGCGCAAGAGATGATCTTTTCTTATTACGATCCTGCGCGTAAATTACCGGATTACAAAACGCTGTCCAACCCTTAA
- a CDS encoding PhoH family protein translates to MGDTDRKLFVLDTNILLHEPFAIYSFKEHDVVIPMTVLEELDRIKDSKRDVARDARVAIRALEDLFRDATPDEISEGIPVSGEGNSRGTIAILADFELQETVKAFADKAGDNRILNAVLYLQNKRAPREVVLVTKDINMRLRAKGAGVRFVEDYRTDQLIDDIQYLTKGFQQREGDFWQNVDQVESRTLGGRTYHTLDRAPFDPTFINQYVIDEESDFAGRVAEIDGDKLTLLDISRERMMHRRAWDISPKNIYQAMALDALLDPTIDLVILTGAAGSGKTLLAMAAALEQTIEKKMFDKIIVTRNTPDIGESIGFLPGTEEEKMMPWLASVTDTLEALHKNDHCTEGSLKYIVDKANIQFKSINFMRGRSIQNAFVLLDECQNLTASQIKTIITRCGEGTKIVCSGNLAQIDSHYLTPVTSGLTYMVERFKNFEGSANIHLNGVVRSRLAEFAEENL, encoded by the coding sequence ATGGGCGATACCGACCGGAAACTGTTTGTACTTGATACCAACATACTGCTACACGAACCCTTCGCTATCTACTCGTTCAAAGAGCACGACGTGGTGATACCCATGACGGTGCTTGAAGAGCTGGACCGAATCAAAGACAGTAAACGAGATGTGGCGCGCGATGCGCGCGTGGCGATTCGTGCACTGGAAGACCTCTTTCGCGATGCCACCCCGGATGAAATTTCAGAAGGCATTCCCGTCTCCGGGGAAGGCAACAGTCGCGGTACCATTGCTATTCTGGCCGATTTCGAACTGCAAGAAACGGTCAAAGCCTTTGCCGATAAAGCGGGCGACAACCGCATTCTCAACGCCGTGCTCTATCTGCAAAACAAACGTGCGCCACGTGAAGTGGTGCTGGTGACCAAAGACATCAACATGCGTCTGCGCGCCAAAGGGGCCGGTGTACGCTTTGTTGAAGACTATCGCACCGACCAACTGATTGACGATATTCAATACCTCACCAAAGGCTTTCAACAGCGTGAAGGCGATTTTTGGCAAAACGTGGATCAGGTTGAGAGCCGCACGCTCGGCGGCCGGACCTATCACACCCTCGATAGAGCGCCGTTCGACCCAACTTTTATTAACCAATATGTGATTGATGAAGAGAGCGACTTCGCCGGCCGTGTGGCGGAGATTGACGGCGACAAACTAACACTGCTCGACATCAGTCGCGAGCGCATGATGCACCGCCGTGCTTGGGATATCTCACCGAAGAACATCTATCAGGCGATGGCGCTGGATGCGCTGCTGGATCCGACCATTGACCTTGTTATTCTCACTGGCGCGGCGGGCAGTGGTAAAACCTTGCTTGCCATGGCCGCTGCGCTAGAGCAAACCATAGAGAAAAAGATGTTCGATAAGATCATCGTGACGCGCAACACGCCAGACATCGGCGAGTCAATCGGCTTCTTGCCCGGCACCGAGGAGGAAAAAATGATGCCTTGGCTTGCGTCCGTGACCGATACACTGGAAGCGCTGCACAAAAACGATCACTGCACCGAAGGCTCGCTCAAATACATCGTCGATAAAGCCAACATTCAGTTCAAATCGATCAACTTTATGCGCGGCCGTTCGATTCAAAATGCGTTTGTCTTACTGGATGAGTGCCAAAACCTCACCGCATCGCAAATCAAAACCATCATCACCCGTTGTGGGGAAGGCACTAAGATCGTCTGTTCCGGTAACCTGGCGCAGATTGATTCCCACTACCTGACTCCAGTCACCTCGGGCCTGACCTACATGGTCGAGCGCTTTAAGAATTTCGAAGGCAGTGCCAACATCCACCTCAATGGTGTGGTGCGTAGCCGCTTGGCGGAATTTGCCGAGGAGAATTTGTAG
- the tldD gene encoding metalloprotease TldD, whose translation MSINQVEEALLAPGGLTAQDVAETLSSIATRQIDYADIYFQSSWHESLVLEDSIIKDGSFNIDCGVGVRAVTGEKTGFAYADQIQLDGLRQSALAARGIAQQGQNGQVQAFRRSDNQHYYAALNPLACWEKQQKTELLKSLDAYIRTKEPLVKEVSISLSGVHEQMLVAATDGTYAGDVRPLVRLSISVLAEKGDRRERGSSGGGGRFGYDFFIGEEDGVQRAFHFADEAIRMALVNLEADAAPAGTMPVVLGSGWPGVLLHEAVGHGLEGDFNRKGSSVFSGKIGSQVTSPLCTIVDDGTLKDLRGSLNVDDEGVNGQYNTLIENGVLQGYMQDKLNARLMGVNPTGNGRRESYAHLPMPRMTNTYMLPGQHTPEEIIATVKKGLYAPNFGGGQVDITSGKFVFSTSEAYLIENGKITRPVKGATLIGSGIEAMQQVSMVGNDLGIDRGVGVCGKAGQSIPVGVGQPTLKLDSITVGGTE comes from the coding sequence ATGAGTATTAATCAAGTAGAAGAGGCACTGTTAGCACCGGGAGGTCTAACAGCGCAGGACGTGGCGGAGACGTTAAGCAGCATTGCAACGCGCCAAATTGACTATGCCGACATCTATTTTCAGTCCAGCTGGCACGAATCTTTAGTGCTGGAAGACAGCATCATCAAAGACGGTTCTTTCAATATTGATTGTGGTGTCGGTGTGCGTGCGGTGACGGGTGAGAAAACCGGTTTTGCCTATGCCGACCAAATTCAGTTGGACGGTTTGCGTCAAAGTGCTCTTGCCGCGCGCGGTATTGCCCAGCAAGGGCAAAATGGTCAAGTGCAAGCCTTTCGCCGTAGCGATAATCAGCACTATTATGCGGCGCTCAATCCACTCGCATGCTGGGAAAAACAGCAAAAAACCGAACTGCTTAAATCGCTCGATGCCTATATTCGCACCAAAGAGCCGCTTGTCAAAGAGGTGTCGATCAGCTTAAGCGGCGTGCATGAACAGATGCTGGTTGCCGCAACCGATGGTACTTACGCAGGCGATGTGCGCCCGCTGGTGAGATTATCCATTAGCGTATTGGCGGAAAAAGGCGATCGCCGTGAGCGTGGCAGCTCGGGTGGTGGTGGCCGTTTTGGCTACGATTTCTTTATCGGTGAAGAAGATGGCGTGCAACGCGCGTTCCACTTTGCTGATGAAGCGATTCGCATGGCGCTGGTCAATCTTGAAGCCGACGCAGCGCCAGCGGGAACCATGCCTGTGGTGCTCGGTTCGGGCTGGCCGGGCGTACTGCTGCATGAAGCGGTCGGCCATGGTTTAGAAGGAGATTTCAACCGTAAAGGCTCTTCCGTCTTCTCCGGCAAAATCGGCAGTCAGGTGACCTCGCCACTGTGTACCATTGTCGATGACGGCACACTCAAAGATCTGCGTGGTTCTTTGAACGTGGATGACGAAGGGGTAAATGGTCAATACAACACCCTGATTGAAAACGGCGTTTTGCAAGGCTACATGCAAGATAAGCTCAACGCACGTTTGATGGGCGTGAACCCAACGGGTAACGGTCGCCGTGAATCTTACGCTCACCTGCCGATGCCGCGCATGACCAACACTTACATGCTGCCGGGTCAGCACACGCCGGAAGAGATCATCGCCACGGTGAAAAAAGGCTTGTACGCGCCTAACTTCGGTGGCGGTCAGGTAGACATCACTTCCGGTAAATTTGTTTTCTCAACCTCGGAAGCGTATTTAATCGAAAACGGCAAGATCACTCGCCCGGTCAAAGGTGCGACCTTGATTGGTTCTGGGATTGAAGCGATGCAGCAAGTGTCGATGGTCGGCAACGATCTCGGCATCGATCGCGGTGTGGGCGTGTGTGGCAAAGCCGGGCAGAGTATTCCGGTTGGTGTGGGGCAACCGACCCTGAAACTCGACTCCATCACGGTAGGCGGCACGGAATAA
- a CDS encoding carbon-nitrogen hydrolase family protein, whose protein sequence is MERIAIIQMTSSAEPAANLAAIQRGCEQAAKQGAKLVVTPENALLFADKQAYHQHAEVLGEGPLQRALAQLAQSLQITLVVGSMPIRRATGVTTTSLVFGPDGERLGYYSKLHMFDVDVADGHGSYRESDSFQPGNEICVVETPVGKLGLSICYDLRFPALYQALREQGAQIILVPAAFTAVTGEAHWEVLLRARAIETQTWVIAAGQGGQHTAKRETWGHSMVIDPWGSVVAQFPQQGDLLVAEIDLAYSEKIRQNMPVAQHGRFTHLLNKKAEPSL, encoded by the coding sequence ATGGAAAGGATTGCCATTATTCAGATGACCTCAAGCGCCGAACCCGCAGCGAATCTGGCGGCGATTCAGCGCGGCTGTGAGCAGGCGGCCAAACAAGGGGCGAAACTGGTGGTGACACCGGAAAATGCGCTGCTGTTTGCTGACAAACAAGCTTACCACCAGCATGCGGAAGTGCTGGGAGAGGGGCCGCTGCAACGCGCTTTGGCGCAGTTGGCGCAAAGCCTGCAGATCACCTTGGTGGTCGGCAGTATGCCGATCCGCCGCGCCACTGGCGTGACCACCACCAGTCTGGTGTTTGGTCCCGATGGTGAGCGTTTAGGCTATTACAGCAAACTGCACATGTTCGATGTCGATGTCGCCGATGGTCATGGTAGCTATCGCGAGTCCGACAGTTTTCAACCCGGCAATGAAATTTGCGTGGTGGAGACGCCGGTTGGCAAACTTGGTCTGAGCATCTGCTACGATTTGCGTTTTCCTGCGCTCTACCAAGCGCTGCGCGAGCAAGGCGCGCAAATAATCTTGGTGCCTGCGGCCTTTACCGCCGTCACTGGCGAAGCGCACTGGGAAGTACTGCTCAGAGCCCGCGCCATCGAAACACAAACCTGGGTGATTGCCGCGGGGCAAGGTGGCCAGCACACCGCCAAGCGAGAAACGTGGGGTCATTCGATGGTGATTGACCCGTGGGGAAGTGTGGTGGCGCAATTCCCACAACAGGGCGACTTGCTTGTTGCCGAGATTGATTTAGCCTATAGCGAGAAGATTCGACAAAACATGCCCGTTGCTCAGCATGGTCGTTTTACCCATTTACTAAATAAAAAAGCAGAGCCAAGCTTATGA
- a CDS encoding YhdP family protein: MISVVTRLGRALLWLIVSALLLLAITVTALRIALPRMNHFQQEITTWVKQGTGLDVAIRSVAGAWRNSHPSVALHGLEAQMPGEQEINLSVDEIYVEFDLLQSLLTLQPVVANLDLNGLALDVRSLNLIPPPSESRQVAAQPEIDSKTSQLIERLDSLLLRQLEEVSLTQSKIWYRSVSGENRRLDIEKLRWRNQGAHHLAEGVVSIAGTNLNALLVTANFVDHGSLLDVSGEFYVNAEEISVTPWLTRYMKSESGIESGKVSLKSWLTLQHSKPRNAYVELLPSELIWSEKNRHALILESGVFKLSPDKEGWKVNGHSLSLRTDETDWPKLDVAFDWQPQGWTLNLSQLSIQALLPLVKLMPDSTEVTDVLAKLEPKGLIEDIRLKMSDGLDSLRYSAEVDSLAMQQWELLPGFHNVTGSIFGTPTQAKVSLAVIDDVFPYGDVFQAPLNIKQGQVDLVWQNYTGGWRLWADKVTAATPDLQVLGEFRLDFPDNQSPFLSFYAEADAYNAGETWRYLPTLALGRELTDYLSSAIQGGKVNTAKLLWYGELGQFPYRDNDGMFQAWVGLQEGKFSFDTAWPPITDLQMDLLFQNDAMYLDSKSATLKEVQASRITGRIPELAEGGHIEIEASATAEGNAVRDYMTATPLVDSVGAALTALQVKGPVVSQFQLNIPFESSKEPRAWGYADLKGNHVDIDAPPMALEKVSGRIEFDNDVVKASGLSAKLLKQNIAIDFAGESADYGYSVKINTVADWDVKPLVPYVGEQWLGRLSGHAPWLMDIDLQLNDVGFTYQLDLSAKLDRVASRYPYPLNKSVGENWNARLQASGNQESITARLQLPNAKYQTEIDITGKVPQLTATNLVLGNGGFKISPVVGHHALIRTDYFDFDEWLDVVMAKPASNQSALDGMQTPEIPLPTRVKLETPTLRLAGIEFHDVDFSARKKNLSWQLEVKSQEVDGKAHYLEPYDLAVSLEKLHLYIPGLDEKKAKQESLLTAESEDAPLISDFDRQFHQAMPNLTLNIDDFWLQGYKVGTVNVDLQRQGNALEWKQLKLASGNSQVDVSGRWMLDGERSHSQMNLKVSGENNSDLMERFGITSGIQKAPFEITSQVEWDGAPWSMRVSTLDGEVQSEFGKGVISDVSGAARLLGLFSLDSIIRKMQLDFTDVFDQGMAFNSIKGTGKIQDGVFVTNDIFMDALAGEMRIRGLADMGQRTVDAEVQFIPDVTSGLPILTAFAVAPQTALYVLAISTVISPVVEVFTQVNYEVKGPLEAPTVKEISRSRGEFTLPEKMRSEVQQ; this comes from the coding sequence GTGATCTCTGTTGTTACCCGCCTTGGGCGAGCGCTGCTGTGGCTGATCGTGTCAGCCCTACTGCTGCTGGCTATCACTGTCACTGCGCTGCGGATCGCTCTGCCGCGCATGAACCATTTTCAGCAAGAAATCACCACTTGGGTGAAGCAGGGTACAGGCCTTGATGTGGCGATCCGCAGTGTGGCTGGCGCTTGGCGCAATAGCCACCCTTCGGTGGCGCTGCATGGGCTTGAGGCGCAAATGCCCGGTGAACAAGAGATCAACTTGTCGGTGGATGAAATCTACGTCGAGTTCGATTTACTCCAATCTTTACTAACTTTACAGCCAGTGGTTGCCAATCTCGATCTCAATGGTCTGGCTTTGGATGTGCGCTCGTTAAACCTGATTCCGCCACCATCCGAAAGCCGTCAAGTCGCTGCACAACCTGAGATAGACAGTAAAACCTCGCAACTGATTGAACGGCTCGATAGCTTGTTGCTCAGGCAGCTTGAAGAGGTATCGCTCACGCAATCGAAAATCTGGTATCGCTCGGTGTCGGGCGAAAATCGCCGACTGGATATTGAGAAGCTGCGTTGGCGTAATCAAGGTGCGCACCACTTAGCGGAAGGGGTGGTCAGCATTGCTGGCACCAATCTCAATGCACTGTTAGTGACCGCTAACTTTGTCGACCACGGTTCGCTTTTGGATGTCAGTGGGGAGTTTTACGTTAATGCCGAGGAGATTTCCGTAACGCCTTGGCTAACCCGCTATATGAAAAGCGAGAGTGGGATTGAATCTGGCAAGGTGAGCCTTAAGTCTTGGCTGACCCTGCAGCACTCGAAGCCGCGTAATGCCTATGTGGAATTGTTGCCTTCCGAGCTGATCTGGAGTGAAAAAAATCGCCATGCGCTGATCCTCGAATCGGGAGTATTCAAGCTTTCTCCCGATAAAGAAGGGTGGAAAGTAAATGGTCACTCACTGAGTCTGCGCACCGACGAAACCGACTGGCCGAAGCTGGATGTCGCCTTTGATTGGCAGCCACAAGGTTGGACGTTAAACCTCTCGCAACTGAGCATTCAGGCCTTGCTGCCGTTGGTTAAATTGATGCCCGACTCTACCGAGGTGACCGATGTGTTGGCCAAACTGGAGCCAAAAGGGCTGATTGAAGACATTCGCCTTAAAATGAGCGATGGGCTTGATTCACTGCGCTACTCGGCAGAAGTCGATTCCTTAGCCATGCAGCAGTGGGAGCTGTTGCCGGGTTTTCACAATGTAACAGGTTCAATTTTCGGCACGCCGACGCAAGCCAAAGTCTCTTTGGCGGTGATTGATGATGTGTTTCCGTACGGAGATGTGTTTCAGGCGCCGCTCAATATCAAGCAAGGGCAAGTTGACCTTGTGTGGCAAAACTATACTGGTGGCTGGCGACTATGGGCCGACAAGGTGACCGCCGCCACACCAGATTTGCAAGTGTTGGGCGAGTTTCGTTTAGACTTCCCAGACAACCAGAGTCCGTTCCTCTCATTTTATGCCGAAGCCGACGCTTACAATGCTGGCGAAACGTGGCGTTATTTGCCGACGTTGGCGCTTGGGCGCGAGTTAACCGACTATCTCTCCAGTGCAATCCAAGGTGGTAAAGTCAATACCGCCAAGCTGCTTTGGTACGGTGAACTTGGTCAGTTCCCTTACCGAGACAACGATGGCATGTTCCAAGCTTGGGTCGGTTTGCAAGAGGGGAAATTCAGTTTTGATACCGCGTGGCCGCCGATAACGGATTTGCAGATGGATCTGTTGTTCCAAAACGATGCCATGTACCTTGATTCGAAATCGGCGACCTTAAAAGAGGTGCAAGCATCGCGTATCACCGGACGTATTCCGGAACTGGCTGAAGGTGGGCATATTGAAATTGAGGCGAGTGCCACGGCGGAAGGCAATGCGGTGCGTGATTACATGACCGCGACGCCGTTGGTGGACTCTGTCGGCGCTGCACTCACAGCATTACAAGTCAAAGGGCCAGTAGTCTCGCAGTTCCAACTCAATATTCCCTTTGAGAGCAGCAAAGAGCCGCGTGCGTGGGGCTACGCCGATCTGAAAGGCAATCATGTCGATATTGATGCGCCGCCGATGGCATTGGAAAAAGTCTCCGGACGGATTGAGTTCGACAACGATGTGGTGAAAGCCTCCGGTTTGTCGGCCAAGTTGCTCAAGCAGAACATCGCCATCGATTTTGCTGGTGAAAGCGCCGATTACGGCTACAGCGTTAAGATCAACACCGTGGCAGACTGGGATGTGAAGCCGCTGGTTCCTTATGTCGGCGAGCAATGGCTAGGGCGGCTTTCCGGCCATGCGCCTTGGTTGATGGACATTGATTTGCAGCTCAATGACGTCGGTTTTACTTATCAGTTAGATCTCAGCGCTAAGTTGGATCGCGTCGCCAGTCGCTACCCGTATCCACTCAATAAATCGGTGGGTGAAAACTGGAATGCGCGGCTGCAAGCCTCGGGTAATCAAGAGTCGATCACCGCGCGTCTGCAACTTCCCAATGCGAAATATCAAACCGAAATCGACATTACCGGTAAAGTGCCGCAGTTGACCGCGACCAACCTAGTACTGGGTAATGGTGGGTTCAAAATCAGCCCAGTGGTGGGGCATCATGCGTTGATCCGCACTGACTACTTTGATTTTGATGAGTGGCTGGATGTGGTGATGGCGAAGCCCGCGAGCAATCAATCCGCGCTTGACGGAATGCAAACGCCAGAAATTCCGCTACCGACTCGAGTCAAATTGGAAACGCCAACCTTGCGCCTTGCGGGGATTGAGTTCCACGATGTGGATTTCTCTGCACGTAAAAAGAACCTCAGTTGGCAACTTGAGGTGAAAAGTCAGGAAGTCGACGGCAAAGCACACTATCTTGAACCTTATGACTTAGCGGTATCGTTGGAGAAACTGCACCTCTATATTCCCGGTTTGGATGAGAAAAAAGCCAAGCAAGAATCACTATTGACCGCAGAAAGTGAAGATGCGCCGCTCATCAGCGATTTTGATCGCCAGTTCCACCAAGCTATGCCGAATCTGACTCTCAACATTGATGATTTTTGGTTGCAAGGCTACAAAGTCGGTACTGTTAACGTCGATTTGCAGCGTCAAGGTAACGCGCTGGAGTGGAAACAGCTCAAGCTCGCCAGTGGCAATAGTCAGGTGGATGTGAGCGGGCGCTGGATGCTGGATGGCGAGCGCAGTCACTCTCAAATGAATCTCAAAGTGAGCGGTGAAAATAACAGCGACTTGATGGAGCGTTTTGGTATTACCTCGGGGATCCAAAAAGCGCCGTTTGAGATCACCTCGCAAGTGGAGTGGGATGGCGCACCTTGGTCGATGCGTGTCAGCACCTTAGATGGTGAAGTGCAGAGCGAGTTTGGCAAAGGAGTGATCTCCGATGTGAGCGGCGCGGCGCGTCTACTGGGGCTATTCAGTCTAGACTCGATCATCCGTAAAATGCAGCTCGATTTTACCGACGTGTTTGATCAGGGTATGGCGTTTAACTCGATCAAAGGCACCGGCAAAATTCAAGATGGTGTGTTTGTTACTAACGACATTTTTATGGATGCGCTGGCCGGTGAAATGCGCATTCGCGGTTTGGCGGACATGGGGCAGCGTACGGTCGATGCTGAAGTGCAGTTTATTCCCGATGTTACCTCGGGCCTTCCGATTCTGACGGCGTTTGCCGTAGCGCCGCAAACCGCGCTGTACGTACTGGCGATCTCGACGGTGATCTCGCCCGTGGTTGAGGTGTTTACGCAGGTTAACTACGAAGTCAAAGGGCCGCTCGAAGCGCCGACGGTAAAAGAGATTTCCCGTAGCCGCGGCGAGTTTACCCTGCCAGAGAAAATGCGCAGCGAAGTGCAACAATAG
- the mreD gene encoding rod shape-determining protein MreD: MANSVLRSQIVIGLSFFVALVLQTIPWPGSLDLFRPSWLLLVTCYWVLALPHRVNVGSALILGLLWDLLIGSTLGIRGMMMSIVIYLVALNFLLIRNMALWQQAMLVAGLSATLEVLIFCGEYLIQDVVFNPLSLWTAVINCILWPWVFLLMRRIRRHWHVR; encoded by the coding sequence ATGGCGAATAGTGTGTTACGTAGCCAAATAGTGATCGGCCTAAGCTTTTTTGTCGCGCTGGTGCTGCAAACCATCCCTTGGCCGGGCAGTTTGGATCTGTTTCGTCCGTCGTGGTTGCTGCTGGTCACCTGCTACTGGGTATTGGCATTGCCGCACCGCGTCAATGTCGGCAGCGCGCTGATCCTTGGCCTGTTGTGGGATCTTCTGATCGGCTCGACCTTAGGCATACGCGGCATGATGATGTCTATCGTCATCTATTTGGTTGCACTGAATTTTTTGCTAATCCGCAATATGGCGCTCTGGCAACAAGCCATGCTGGTGGCGGGCTTGAGTGCCACACTAGAAGTGCTGATATTCTGTGGAGAATATTTGATCCAGGACGTGGTATTCAATCCATTATCGCTATGGACTGCGGTAATTAACTGTATACTTTGGCCATGGGTGTTTTTATTGATGCGACGGATACGTCGCCACTGGCATGTAAGGTAA